The sequence AGGCTTAATTCCTATTAATACTCTTTACTGATGTTTATATTCAGCTCATGACAAGAACCAGGCTTGTCCTGAAGACAATAATGTTTGGCCAAAAACCCCAAAAGGTGTAACTGTCACCATCCGAAAATGTGAGGTGAATAGAGTTGGGTACAAAGAGCGGACATGCAAGGGGCCTGAGTGGATGGAGGTGCTGGATAACTGTGTCAATGAGGAGCTCGACAAAGTTGTCAATGCAGCAGCAGTGAGTATGACCTTTCACCTTCTGCACTCACACAACTCTTATACTGTGAAGTTGATATGGAACATTGGTAATGTTTCGGTGAATGCCTACATTTTCTGTAAAAGTGCATTCCTGCCATTTAGTAATATGACAACACTACTCACGGGTTGGTCATATGATATATCACATTCTTCAACTACACATCCAGCCAATGGAATGCTGTGTGACTTGTGTTGAAATACTCTGGGCCTGTAGAATGTGTTGGTATAGGAAACCAAGTTACTATTCCATGTTTGTTTTTACATCACAGAATTTTAAAGAGGGACTTGGGGCCACTCTTCAGGTTGCTATTCAAATCTTTTCTGATTTGAAAAAGAGCATGGTTGCTGACTCAGTTGCTGATCTGAGTGCATCCATCAATGTGCTGGATACCATGTCGAGTGCATCAGAAACCATCACCCTGGATAACTCCATTTTAGATGTGAGCCATACCCCAAATAACTGTTATACAGTCGTGTACAATATATCTCATACAGAAACAtaaatgtatatttatttttCAGACATTTCTTGATGCAGCGAGCAACATGTTGAATAACACTTGGAAGGCAGTCAACAAAACCCTTGAATACGACATGTCCTCAAAATACCTCACGTCTATCGAGGGTCTAGTGAATAACATCAAAATGAATACCAGTGAGGGAAATGACACCCCAAATATACAACTCAAACTCTGCAATGTTCAAAACGGCACATCTTGCAATGACATTGTGTTTGGTGTAGAGGTCAAATTGGCCTTGTCCTCGGGAATAGTGAAAACTGTGGGAGTAAAAAACCTAGCTGACAAATTAAACAATTCTAAATTCTCAGACTATAAATTCCCTAGCATTGTCGTGTCAGCCACACTGCAAAACAGCAATGACTCCAAAATAGACATCAAATTGGACTTTCCCATCAACCAGTCGATGACTCAAGACTCCAACATCCTCTGTGTGTTCTGGAACACCACATTGAACGAATGGTCTGAAGAAGGCTGCAAGTGGAAGAAAGGGGTCAACAATAGAAGCTATTGCGAGTGCACCCACCTGACCTCCTTTTCAGTGCTGATGTCAAAGATCCCGGTGACCCTGCTCTTTCTGGATGAGATCACCTACGTGGGCCTCGGCGTGTCCATCTGCTCCCTCATCATCTTCCTCATCATCGAGGCGCTGGTGTGGTCGGCCGTCGTCAAGTCCAACCTCTCGCACTTCCGCCACACGGCCCTGGTCAACATCTCTCTGTGCCTGTTACTGGCCGACTGCAGTTTCCTGGCCAGCTGCTTCTCCAGCATCAAAACCTCTACCTGGTGCCTCGTCCTGACCGTGACCAAGCAGTACTTCTTCCTGGCTATGTTCTGCTGGATGCTATGCCTCAGCATCATGCTACTACACCAGCTCATCTTCATCTTCCACCCGCTGAGGAAGAGGGTATATCTGCTCCTGTCCACCATCCTCGGCTACATCTGTCCCACAGTGATAGTGTCAGCTACCTATGTGTACTACAAATACACAGGGAAACCCTACCACAACACGGAAACCTGCTGGCTCACTTACGAGGGACTTCTGAAAGGGTCCATTCACGCCTTTCTTCTGCCCGTCGGGACGATTATTTTGATGAATCTCTTCTCCATGGGTGTTGTCATCATGACACTCCTAAAGTCCACCGTCTCTGATGGGAGTAAAGCCGATGAGAAAGAGGCAGCCAAAAGCATCATGAAAGTGATGGTCTTTTTAACGCCAGTCTTTGGAGTAACATGGGTTTTGGGATTCTTTGTGCTGCTCAGTGATATCAACTCACCAATGAATGTTCTGATGAATTATGCTTTCACCATCATAAACTCCTTTCAGGTACTTTGTCATCCATTTTCCATTACAGATATTCCTGTCTGAAATTATTGAGTGAAACTAGCTGTAATTAGTTTTTACCATTGTATTCATTGTGTGATGTTTTTCAGGGCCTCTTCGTtttgctgactggatgttttgcaGAGAAAAGGGTATTTGTCCATCTTTAaagatatagatataatataatataaatgaaAGATATAATTTAATAGTGTTACAATAGTGAATaatgtatactaactgtatagaTATTATGTACCCTTACTACTACTCCTTCTTTGTCATGTTAATACCAGGTGAAAGATGAGGTGTTGAAACTTTTCTTGGCTGGGGTGAGTTCTGCTCTTTTTTTCCCTGCTTTTGTTGTCTTTCCTTtcaagtggtgttggagggccagtaggaggcactctttcctctggtctaaaaaatatcccaatgccccagggcagtgaatggggacactgccctgtgtagggtgccgtctttcggatggaacgttaaacgggtgtcctgactctctgaggtcattaaagatcccatggcacttatcgtaagagtaggggtgttaaccccggtgtccaaaccatcacggtcacctaataatccccagtttacaattggctcattcatccccctcctctcccctgtaactattccccaggtcgttgctgtaaatgagaacgtgttctcagtgaacttacctggtaaaataatggataaatgTGTCAAATGTGGTTAAATCTTTCTTCAAGTTGCTCTTATACCTGTGTAGGAATGCTATAATTATGCTAGTTACAACATTGTACTTCCATAGTACTATGGTAATTGTCTTGTAATGACATAGTAAACTTTTTACCAatttaattagagcagtaaaaataaatgttttggtataccggggcggcagggtagcctagtggttaaagcattggaCTTCAAACCcccgaaggttgcaagttcaaacccccgagctgacaaggtacaaatctgtcgttctgcccctgaacaggcagttaacccactgttcctaggccgtcattgaaaataagaatttgttcttaactgacttgcctggttaaataaaggaaaaataaaaaatacccgtggtatacagtctgatataccacagctgtcagccaatcagcattcagggctcgaaccacccagtttataaaggcTGTTAAATAACAGAAAACGCCCCGTTCTATTCCTTTGTAATTAGAAAGCAAAGCAAAATAAAGCACCATGTATCAATATTGTAGTGTAattacagtgttactacacagaaAAGCAACATAGTGTTACTGAACGCACAGATATAAATCTGCCCACCTCTCTCACCAGGCACGTACTACCAAAGGGACAAGTGAGAGTACAAAAGACCTGACAAAGTCCACTTCAAATAATTGATGAACATCAAGGTTTGTACAGTCTTGATACAAGACAAACATGTGCTAACATGTGAAAAACACCTAACTCTTAACTCCTCCAGCCCTTAATTAGTTAAATCAGGCATGCTAGTATTGGGCtgtaacaaaagcctgcacactttAAGGGTCTGCACGATTGGGGAATGAAAGACACCGTACTCATCATATGTTTTCTGCCTCAGAAAACAAGCTATATTCTGGATCAAGCTATATACTGGATCAAGCTATATACTGGATCAAGCTATATACTGGATCAAGCTATATTCTGGATCAAGCTATATACTGGATCAAGCTATATTCTGGATCAAGCTATATACTGGATCAGGACCAACCCATATGTCTGCCACTACTCTCACCCAGACAGAAACATCCACCTGGTTGTTTCCTCAAAGACAGGGATGGCTGTGGTTTAGGTGGTGTTTAGACAGGTCTTATCATGATTTCATTATATTATGTCAATTACCTATCAAGTTTCATATTCATATCTGAACTCCTAGACATGAATCAATTGCTAAACACATCTTTGTGATTTCCTGTACACTTATTTTCTACAAACAGTACAGTAGCATACTATGATGTCATAATATTACTGTTGTGTTGGTCAATGGCATTTGGTTAATAATACTAATGATTCAATTGATTGAGTTTTCCTGTACTTGCATTATTTATAACTGTAGATGAACTGTGGCAATCAAAGTTATTGTAATAAAGGAAGGCCAGGATTCCAGGCATGTTGTAGACAAACACATTGCATACTGACAAAGTGCCTTTTAAAGGCTATTTCCCCAACATTTGCAAAGATcgcattcacggtaaacactgCAGATATTGGCTCAAGCTGAAATTACCTTGAAAATGCCCTTCAAGTGCTGTGCACTTGTAGACAACGTGCCTTTGATTGAATCCCGGCCTAATTGTCTTTTTTAATCTAAACCCACTGCCACCAATTCATTTTTTGGAATATAGGAGTATCATTTGTGGCTGTAGAGCAAATGCATTTATGTAATAGAATGAGAAACCTAGGGATGGATTCAATCCATTTCGACAAAGTATCGTGGAAGATCCACATAAAAATGTTAAGATCTTCAGTGCTACGGAATGAATAGAGCCCCTAGATTAACTAGCTTTATTAGGGAAAGGTAGTATCTCCATTAGTCTATGATCTCGATTCAATCCAGAGTGTGAttgacatttaaaggcaatgttcccacatTTCTCAGAGACTGCAGTCACAGTAATGTCAGTCCACTCGGAAATTGCCTTTAAATGTCAATTACGCTGTAACATGAATCTTCCGCAGTCTGAATTGAATCTGAATTAAATCTCGCCCTATGTTcatgtttttttacattgttatctgtatgtgtgtgtgctcttgCAATCATCTAATAATCAATCAAATAAAGAAACATAAATCTCACAGAAGCAATTATTTCATTGTTTCATtcaggctcctgagtggtgcagtggtctaaggcactgcatctcagtgcaagaggtgtcactacagtccctggttcgattccagactgtatcacatccagccgtgattgggagtctcatagggctgcgcacaattggcccggggttggccgtcaatgtaaataagaatttgttctgaactgacttgcctagttaaatatactGTTATTGAGCAACTTGCCACAATATTGTTTTAGTTCGTGTTATAGACCATTACAAGCGTCCAAACCTAACATAATCATAAGTAATTTAATAAATGAAAAGTCCCTCTCTGCAATGAATTGATTGCATGCCAGCCATGGTCAAGGAGTTCTTATTGATTCAAAATAACAATATCAAATATACAATACGCGTGGCAATCTATAATCACTGTTTCTTAGAGAGGCATTGGGATTGAGGTGGTACATAAGTATAGCTGTGACGCAGTATGGTGACTCAGTGAACTCTCCGGATGACTGAGAAGATGGCCAGAGTCAGCACGATCGTCCCTGCCGCTCCACCAATCAGAACGCCCAGAATGCGGCCATCGATATGTTGCTTCTCACACGTCTCACCAGCATAGTATGTGGCCTGGCCAGTGGCACACCTTAGTGAGAATAACAGCCATTATGAGTCAGTGATAACAGTGAATACACATACTCACTCCTTGTCTCCTATACCATATTGTACTGTGCTTTCATGGAAGCAAAAACCCTAGTAAAAATGCAGGGAGCATGTCAAaatgataatgtactgtatattgcaAGTAGTGACTCAGATGTGATGTGCCCGTGTCAAACTTCACAATTACAGCATCAGTCAACACAGACAAAGATCTGGCAGATTTTGGAGTGGAAATGTGTGTATGAAAAAACAGAAAAGGAAATTAGTGTATGGTTTGTCACACAGTAACTGCACTATCAATTCAGCACTATAGCGCAATTAATATGTAAAGATCATTtcagattgagccgacatatgcagcgtttaccgtgaatgtaGTCTCTGTAAACGTGGGAACATTGTCTTTACATTTCAATCACGCTGCAGGACGGAATTTCCGAAATACAGATTGAATTGAACCCTAGGTGTTGGTATGGGGTTGTGCAGGTCATACTTGTAAACACACCTGCACGTGGCTTTCCCATGTTTCTCAACCACACACACTCCCCCGTTGAGGCAGGGGTCGGGGCTACACAGGTCACTAGGGATGGCCCGTGCCTGTCTGTGTTTGGGACCGTCAGccatctccttctcctgtctgggGGTCTCCTCCTCTGGGAGGTCACCACTGGGACTCTTTGGTTGGACAGGGACCTCCATCTTCACCAGGTGGGTCAAATCTGGAACACATCCACAAATAATAATTGTTTAGTGTTAGGAGAgagaatgttgttgtttttgttgttttgtggTGTAATAATCCAACTGCTAAATTATTCAACTCTATTTTGTCTCTTGCTGTCAAGTGACCATATCAATTGATTGCTTTGCACAGTTTTAGGGTGACGTGGGTTAGGTTAAATAGTAACAGTCAGAAACTGTTCAAATCATCACATAACAATATACACGATATATAAATGTacagtgtacagtgcattcggaaagtattcagacctattttacacattttgttaagttacacccttattctaaaatggatgaaattgtttttttttccccCTCCTTAATCTACACTCAGTACTACATAATGACAACGCAAAaccactgaaatatcacatttacataagtattcagaccctttactcagtactttgttgaagcacctttggaagcgaatacagcctcgagtcttcttgggtatgacgctacaagcttggcacacctgtacttaggaagtttctcccattcttctctgatgatcttctctagctctgtcaagttgaatggggagcgtcgctgcacagctattttcaggcctctccagagatgttagatcaggttcaagtccaggctctggctgggccactcaagaacattcagagacttgtcccaaagccactcctgcgttgtcttggcagtgtgcttagggtcgttgtcctgttggaaggtagacCTTTGCCCCAAtcgtactttgctctgttcatctttccctcgatcctgactagtctctcggtccctgccgctgaaaaacatccccacagcatgatgctgccacctcgaTGCATCACCGtaatgatggtgccaggtttcctccagacgtgacgcttagcattcatgcttctaatggtctgagagtcttttaggtgccgtttggcaaactccaagcgggctctcATGTGccaagcctgattggtggagtgctgcagagatggttgtccttctggaagtttctctcaTCACCACAGAGgacctctagagctctgtcagagtgaccatggggttttggtcacctccctgaccaaggcccttctccgcaaatttctcagtttggccgggcggccagctctaggaagagtcttggtggttccaaacttcttccatttaagaatggccactgtgtttttggggaccttcaatgatgcagtcattttttggtaccattccccagatccccagatctgtgcattgacataatcctgtctcagagttctacaaaccattccttcaacctcatggcttggtttatgctctgacatgcactttcaactgtgggaccttatataaacaggtgtgtccctttgaatttaccacaggtggactccaatcaatttgtagaaacatctcaatgatgatcaatggaaacaagatgcacctgagctcaatttcaagtctcatagtaaagtgtctgaatacttatataactaaggtatttctgtttttgttttttttacatttgcaaaatttctaaaaaacctgctttcgcttcgtcattatgggatattgtgtgtaggtggattagtaaaatgttttatgtaatccattttagaataaggctgtaacgtaacaaaatgtggaaaaagtggattgggtctgaatactttttgaatgcactgtatgtctcgCTATTTTGTATGTAGAGCAAATAAACTGATGTTGTCAAGTTTGATGTACAGGCCCTCACCGTCAAAGTCGGCAACAATGATGAGATCATCGTTCTTGAGAAAGCTTCTCCTGTGCAGCTGGTCATGAGAGAGGAACGTAGTCCATCCATACTCAGATCCTCTGTAGCAGTTGGAGCTCGCGTCCCACTCCGCCCCACTGGTGCTGGTGGGCTTGACCCAATATGGGTTAGTAGTATCTGGGGAAAAAAACAGTTTAAGGTATTAACATGTTACAAAGCCAATTATTTTACATGTATCAAAAGATTGCCTGGTGTATACTTTTGATAGTATATTTTATGGTGGACTAAGATCATACAAGCGTATACAATTTCACAGCGAATCAGtaaatactgaacaatactgtgCCTATTTGTATGCGATGCAAGACATATTTTACGTAAGGGACTCATAAGCACATGATTACATTAACTGACCGGTGGTGAAGCTTCTGGTGGCAGACATCCTCAGCTTAGCGTCAGGGTCCTGGTCCATGGCAGTGACGGTAGCCTGCCTGTTCATCACTGGCCACTCCATCACACCGTCGTTCTCCCCGCTGCATAGATGGAAGGTCACACCCACATAGTCAGGATATGTGCCGTTTCTTCCCTTGGGGTAGAGGCTGATCCCGTAAGCATAACCCTCAGCGCTGTAGAACGGCTTGCTCCTGATGCGCCCTCCGGCTGGAGTTATGGCGAGCAGGCCAGTGAAGTTCTGAATTCTCCAAACGCCGCTGGGGCAGGTGGTTTCTGTTAATGTGATGTCATCGATCAAGATGGCCCCCTCTGCATTGTTGTTGGACCCTACCGTGCCCTGGAAGAAGTAGCGGAACCTCTCTTTGACCTTCAAGGTCACGTGGGCTACATTCCAGGAGTCATCTCCATCACCTGAGGAAATAAGACATCTGATCAGCTTCCTGATCACCTTCCTATACTCCTGGAGTAACATGCAACACAGACACTATCAAAACTCTACAAACCATATGTGTAACACATTTATGTATTTCGTTGAAAGCGGGGTTATCCTGAATACAGTACCTGTGATGGTATGGACCTTCTTGACACTGCAGACATTTCCTGTCCCATCGTCTGTTCTGACCCACACAAACAGCCTGTCCCCGGGAAGCCCGACCATCTTGTAGAAGAACTGCAGACACTGCTCCTTCCTCTTAGGGTAGAGGATGCGTGACTCTAGAAGAGCGCTTTTCCCCACTGTCGCTTCAGATGTGTCAAACCTCATGAAATAGCCAGCATCTACAGAGAGGGTCATTGATACAGTACAAATACTTAACCAACCATATATGATTGCTAACATCAAGTGGAAGgattgtcatgactgtcctgtgaggatccaaatttatagggggaggagggaattggtgtggggggggttgacacctcacaccctgttgtaaatcaaaGGAGAGGAGATCCAGTGTCTCCCTCTCCAAATTCACAAAGGAATGTGCTTTATCTCCAGAGACTTTTCCCGCGGAAACTTTAACTCATTCAAAagcgaatactggaacaatattccCAACAGAGAACTTGGGAATGGTGATATTGTtggttattttgtgatgtcattaaacatgttataaaggaaatactgtaacttggaaagtatacCCACTACATGTGCGAAATCTCCATCCAATACGTTGTGCATGAAATATGAACAATGATGAAAGTGTTTTTGTTAAGAGAACGATGTGATGTTAGAAATATAAGAGGAAATTGTTTCTATAACTTTGTACAAGTGAGTAGTCACTGCCCCTTGAGGGAGGTCAGAGAGCATGTCAGCCTCTCGAACAACCCCATTTTGAATGGACTGTATAAAACGAGGGCTTAAGAATTCACATATGAGAACAGAAAGGCGTCTCAAGTGGTTCGAACTCTGACATCTCAACACGAGGTAGAGACGATAGTCACCTCCCAGACAATAACTGGTACAGCTGATCAGCTGTCCTAAGTAAAGTATCTAGAAAAGTGAACTTAAGCGGGACCATACTACTACTCTTCTTAATCTCATCCCCCAATGTATACCACCGACACTGCTGGCTAGCCTATATTCAAAGAGAAAGGTTCAGGAGCGAATGGAAAGTAGAataaactctgtagttctgttcaggactatACGACAAGTCAATGGATACTGGAAAACGGCAGAGGACAACAGTAGAAGAGACAGGTGGGGACCCTTTTGGAGCATTACAAGCGTGCTTCGGGAAAGGCCCAAACAAAACCCCTTCCAAGAAGGCTTGGTTCCAACCGAGATACCCGGCGAACCAAGGCATTTACACAtgaatacattcatgatttcttactccaaACGGGCGGCGGTTCgtgtgcaaagtatatgattACTGTGAGAGTAGTTTCTAAATGTACCAAAGTGTtatgtctcttcccctctctcgccctccccaTCTCCTTTTAACAAGCTGCAATATTGTGACAGTCTGCTAGGGACCTGTTTCTAATGTATTgagtgtgtatgtttatcctgtgttatcatttagttagctagtaaataaataattaatcacatttgtgtagtactgaatcataagtaaggctgAGGTTTTTGCAGATGCAGGAGGTTttgactgttcagaatgatgatatgatacgaGGGGTTGATTCATACATTGACTGTTTTATGGATGTGATAAGTAAATACCTtttagagtttaattcgggagatggtaactaAATAAACAATCGCTCTCATGGTGGCCCAAATTTCTTATGCGTTAATTGTAACATTATTCATTTAATCAGGAAA is a genomic window of Oncorhynchus nerka isolate Pitt River linkage group LG24, Oner_Uvic_2.0, whole genome shotgun sequence containing:
- the mep1a.2 gene encoding meprin A subunit alpha isoform X2; this encodes MILQPRRNAILDETRRWKFPIPYILTDSLELNAKGVIHQAFEAYRLKSCVDFKPYEGESTYISFTKLSGCWSFVGDDKVGQNLSIGARCDTKAIVEHELLHALGFYHEQSRSDRDDYVKIWWDQIIEGKEHNFNKYEDDFITDLNTPYDYESVMHYRPLSFNKNATVPTITTAIPAFNEIIGQRLDFSAVDLLRLNRLYDCTNTHTLLDQCSFELINICGMIQGETDEADWVQTLSSAEEPDHTLAGRCRDAGYFMRFDTSEATVGKSALLESRILYPKRKEQCLQFFYKMVGLPGDRLFVWVRTDDGTGNVCSVKKVHTITGDGDDSWNVAHVTLKVKERFRYFFQGTVGSNNNAEGAILIDDITLTETTCPSGVWRIQNFTGLLAITPAGGRIRSKPFYSAEGYAYGISLYPKGRNGTYPDYVGVTFHLCSGENDGVMEWPVMNRQATVTAMDQDPDAKLRMSATRSFTTDTTNPYWVKPTSTSGAEWDASSNCYRGSEYGWTTFLSHDQLHRRSFLKNDDLIIVADFDDLTHLVKMEVPVQPKSPSGDLPEEETPRQEKEMADGPKHRQARAIPSDLCSPDPCLNGGVCVVEKHGKATCRCATGQATYYAGETCEKQHIDGRILGVLIGGAAGTIVLTLAIFSVIRRVH
- the mep1a.2 gene encoding meprin A subunit alpha isoform X1 — translated: MGFVNAPWRITAFIAILVVFKVQAVPTRYGGDADAGELREDILEINSEADLNLFEGDIAGDPRRNAILDETRRWKFPIPYILTDSLELNAKGVIHQAFEAYRLKSCVDFKPYEGESTYISFTKLSGCWSFVGDDKVGQNLSIGARCDTKAIVEHELLHALGFYHEQSRSDRDDYVKIWWDQIIEGKEHNFNKYEDDFITDLNTPYDYESVMHYRPLSFNKNATVPTITTAIPAFNEIIGQRLDFSAVDLLRLNRLYDCTNTHTLLDQCSFELINICGMIQGETDEADWVQTLSSAEEPDHTLAGRCRDAGYFMRFDTSEATVGKSALLESRILYPKRKEQCLQFFYKMVGLPGDRLFVWVRTDDGTGNVCSVKKVHTITGDGDDSWNVAHVTLKVKERFRYFFQGTVGSNNNAEGAILIDDITLTETTCPSGVWRIQNFTGLLAITPAGGRIRSKPFYSAEGYAYGISLYPKGRNGTYPDYVGVTFHLCSGENDGVMEWPVMNRQATVTAMDQDPDAKLRMSATRSFTTDTTNPYWVKPTSTSGAEWDASSNCYRGSEYGWTTFLSHDQLHRRSFLKNDDLIIVADFDDLTHLVKMEVPVQPKSPSGDLPEEETPRQEKEMADGPKHRQARAIPSDLCSPDPCLNGGVCVVEKHGKATCRCATGQATYYAGETCEKQHIDGRILGVLIGGAAGTIVLTLAIFSVIRRVH
- the adgrf6 gene encoding adhesion G-protein coupled receptor F3 isoform X1, which encodes MPICQNVSFMSLIVLDTYMAEFMIESNATLNVSGALSAIKQIATPNATMTIELLELTAECKIVGNASTCNCSSAYIWSNDVCGNFQCCNYSYCNANISDYPALCIPKVKVRFNGTVQVRITINQTDTIKKQLTDGFKQLHGFECLNVSGPRDDGQIVDFKVDLSVIFLTDTLAKIIADLEPTVGKIAVETSGLVSIQYPLDTVKFSSTPTLNCRFEEKTNGSWNWNLLKGNKTFDLNTGRSITVSLPNEMPHNCTTVQIIKLSGNWAGIYKCGFSKGSIVHAATAELKVALLPDKITMTIDPLTVECQDAVPPVTVTATIDNSTEQYTVTWSYQNNLQTPNLQTQPVPPTGIAYTTVISINCSPSSSPHVVIVSFTNQMDEIRKASITIPVIYAHDKNQACPEDNNVWPKTPKGVTVTIRKCEVNRVGYKERTCKGPEWMEVLDNCVNEELDKVVNAAANFKEGLGATLQVAIQIFSDLKKSMVADSVADLSASINVLDTMSSASETITLDNSILDTFLDAASNMLNNTWKAVNKTLEYDMSSKYLTSIEGLVNNIKMNTSEGNDTPNIQLKLCNVQNGTSCNDIVFGVEVKLALSSGIVKTVGVKNLADKLNNSKFSDYKFPSIVVSATLQNSNDSKIDIKLDFPINQSMTQDSNILCVFWNTTLNEWSEEGCKWKKGVNNRSYCECTHLTSFSVLMSKIPVTLLFLDEITYVGLGVSICSLIIFLIIEALVWSAVVKSNLSHFRHTALVNISLCLLLADCSFLASCFSSIKTSTWCLVLTVTKQYFFLAMFCWMLCLSIMLLHQLIFIFHPLRKRVYLLLSTILGYICPTVIVSATYVYYKYTGKPYHNTETCWLTYEGLLKGSIHAFLLPVGTIILMNLFSMGVVIMTLLKSTVSDGSKADEKEAAKSIMKVMVFLTPVFGVTWVLGFFVLLSDINSPMNVLMNYAFTIINSFQGLFVLLTGCFAEKRVKDEVLKLFLAGVSSALFFPAFVVFPFKWCWRASRRHSFLWSKKYPNAPGQ
- the adgrf6 gene encoding adhesion G-protein coupled receptor F3 isoform X2 — protein: MPICQNVSFMSLIVLDTYMAEFMIESNATLNVSGALSAIKQIATPNATMTIELLELTAECKIVGNASTCNCSSAYIWSNDVCGNFQCCNYSYCNANISDYPALCIPKVKVRFNGTVQVRITINQTDTIKKQLTDGFKQLHGFECLNVSGPRDDGQIVDFKVDLSVIFLTDTLAKIIADLEPTVGKIAVETSGLVSIQYPLDTVKFSSTPTLNCRFEEKTNGSWNWNLLKGNKTFDLNTGRSITVSLPNEMPHNCTTVQIIKLSGNWAGIYKCGFSKGSIVHAATAELKVALLPDKITMTIDPLTVECQDAVPPVTVTATIDNSTEQYTVTWSYQNNLQTPNLQTQPVPPTGIAYTTVISINCSPSSSPHVVIVSFTNQMDEIRKASITIPVIYAHDKNQACPEDNNVWPKTPKGVTVTIRKCEVNRVGYKERTCKGPEWMEVLDNCVNEELDKVVNAAANFKEGLGATLQVAIQIFSDLKKSMVADSVADLSASINVLDTMSSASETITLDNSILDTFLDAASNMLNNTWKAVNKTLEYDMSSKYLTSIEGLVNNIKMNTSEGNDTPNIQLKLCNVQNGTSCNDIVFGVEVKLALSSGIVKTVGVKNLADKLNNSKFSDYKFPSIVVSATLQNSNDSKIDIKLDFPINQSMTQDSNILCVFWNTTLNEWSEEGCKWKKGVNNRSYCECTHLTSFSVLMSKIPVTLLFLDEITYVGLGVSICSLIIFLIIEALVWSAVVKSNLSHFRHTALVNISLCLLLADCSFLASCFSSIKTSTWCLVLTVTKQYFFLAMFCWMLCLSIMLLHQLIFIFHPLRKRVYLLLSTILGYICPTVIVSATYVYYKYTGKPYHNTETCWLTYEGLLKGSIHAFLLPVGTIILMNLFSMGVVIMTLLKSTVSDGSKADEKEAAKSIMKVMVFLTPVFGVTWVLGFFVLLSDINSPMNVLMNYAFTIINSFQGLFVLLTGCFAEKRVKDEVLKLFLAGARTTKGTSESTKDLTKSTSNN